A single genomic interval of Acidovorax sp. 1608163 harbors:
- a CDS encoding oleate hydratase produces the protein MKKHTKNPSPANPQTAQLWIVGGGIAGMSVAAFAIRDGKVPASHIHILEETGMPGGSLDGGAAPNAPAPQTWVTRGGRMLTDETYLCLWDLFEGIPSLEDPTVSVREECRQFNARVHTHAQARLIDAQHVIADAQKLGLSMGHRVQMLRLLALTEAHIGSRRIDEFFDEAFFQTHFWRMWRTTFAFQKWHSAIELRRYFLRFVQEFSRIHTLAGVKRTKYNQYDSMVVPLQRWLMEQGVDVRFGHRVTDASFATQSDGTRRATALQVQTVQGGVGGVATDTTLDLGADDLAFFTLGSITSDARYGGNDDVPALVRGREDHGWALWEKIAQKAPDFGRPAAFCGNVDEHKWESFTLTMRDDRLLQRITEYSGNKPGTGALMTWYESGWHLSVVVPHQPHFHGQADGTYTLWGYGFQVDNEGDYVRKPMSQATGREILTELIHQMGFDDLLEHVLATTDVTTVMMPYASALFACRAPGDRPLVLPEGSQNFAFLGQFVEMEEDVVFTVEYSVRCAMVATYHLLGIEREIPAIYNGMLDPKVGLHALEAAFR, from the coding sequence ATGAAAAAGCACACCAAAAACCCATCTCCCGCCAATCCCCAAACCGCCCAGCTGTGGATCGTGGGGGGCGGCATCGCAGGCATGTCTGTGGCTGCCTTTGCCATCCGCGATGGCAAGGTGCCCGCCAGCCACATCCACATTCTGGAAGAAACGGGTATGCCCGGCGGCTCGCTCGATGGCGGTGCCGCACCCAATGCACCCGCGCCCCAGACCTGGGTGACGCGCGGTGGCCGCATGCTGACCGACGAAACCTACCTGTGCCTGTGGGACTTGTTTGAGGGCATTCCCTCGCTGGAAGACCCCACCGTGTCGGTGCGCGAAGAGTGCCGCCAGTTCAATGCCCGCGTGCACACCCATGCCCAGGCCCGCCTGATCGATGCCCAGCATGTGATTGCCGATGCCCAGAAGCTGGGCCTGTCGATGGGGCACCGCGTGCAGATGCTGCGCCTGTTGGCCCTGACCGAGGCCCACATCGGCAGCCGCCGCATCGACGAGTTCTTTGACGAAGCGTTTTTCCAGACCCATTTTTGGCGCATGTGGCGCACCACCTTTGCCTTCCAGAAGTGGCACAGCGCCATTGAGCTGCGCCGCTACTTCCTGCGATTTGTGCAAGAGTTCTCGCGCATCCACACCCTGGCGGGCGTTAAGCGCACCAAGTACAACCAGTACGACTCGATGGTTGTGCCGCTGCAGCGCTGGCTGATGGAGCAGGGCGTGGACGTGCGCTTTGGCCATCGGGTGACTGACGCCAGCTTTGCCACCCAGAGCGACGGCACACGCCGAGCCACGGCGCTGCAAGTGCAAACGGTGCAGGGCGGTGTCGGTGGTGTGGCCACAGACACCACGCTGGACCTGGGTGCAGACGACCTGGCTTTCTTTACCCTGGGTTCCATCACCTCGGACGCACGCTACGGCGGCAACGACGACGTTCCGGCCCTGGTGCGTGGCCGCGAGGACCACGGCTGGGCGCTGTGGGAAAAGATCGCGCAGAAGGCCCCTGACTTTGGCCGCCCTGCGGCGTTCTGCGGCAATGTGGACGAGCACAAGTGGGAGTCGTTCACCCTCACCATGCGCGACGACCGGCTGCTGCAGCGCATCACCGAATACTCGGGCAACAAGCCTGGCACGGGCGCCCTGATGACCTGGTACGAGTCGGGCTGGCACCTGTCGGTGGTGGTGCCGCACCAGCCGCATTTTCATGGCCAGGCCGATGGCACTTACACCCTGTGGGGCTATGGCTTTCAAGTGGACAACGAGGGCGACTACGTGCGCAAGCCCATGTCGCAGGCCACAGGCCGTGAAATCCTGACCGAGCTGATTCACCAGATGGGCTTTGACGACCTGCTGGAGCATGTGCTGGCCACCACCGATGTGACCACGGTGATGATGCCCTATGCCTCGGCCCTGTTTGCCTGCCGCGCACCGGGCGACCGGCCCCTGGTGCTGCCCGAGGGCTCGCAGAACTTTGCCTTCCTCGGCCAGTTTGTTGAGATGGAAGAGGATGTGGTGTTCACAGTGGAATATTCGGTGCGCTGCGCGATGGTGGCCACCTACCACCTGCTGGGCATTGAGCGGGAGATCCCCGCCATTTACAACGGCATGCTGGACCCCAAGGTGGGGCTGCATGCGCTGGAGGCGGCCTTCCGCTGA
- a CDS encoding ABC transporter ATP-binding protein — MLKIDNLHAYYGKSHVLHGVSFEVQPGEIVALLGRNGSGRSTTAKAIMGLVDWEGTLQWKGQNLNGKKAYEIAHLGLGYVPESRDVFPNLTVHQNLLLGQKGSGKGSRWSFDDMYDMFPRLKERQHTEAGVMSGGEQQMLTLCRTLMGDPDLIIIDEPTEGLAPKIVELVGQYLQTLKARGISVLLIEQKLTIAMTISDRALVMGHGSIVFQGTPDSLRADNYIRKEWLEV; from the coding sequence ATGCTGAAAATCGATAACCTTCACGCCTACTACGGCAAAAGCCATGTGCTGCATGGCGTCAGCTTTGAAGTGCAACCCGGCGAGATTGTGGCGCTGCTGGGGCGCAACGGCTCGGGCCGCTCCACCACCGCCAAGGCCATCATGGGGCTGGTGGACTGGGAGGGTACGCTGCAATGGAAGGGGCAGAACCTCAACGGCAAAAAGGCCTACGAGATTGCCCACCTGGGCCTGGGCTATGTGCCCGAGAGCCGCGACGTGTTCCCCAACCTCACGGTGCACCAGAACCTGCTGCTGGGGCAAAAGGGCAGTGGCAAAGGCAGCCGCTGGTCGTTTGACGACATGTACGACATGTTCCCCCGCCTCAAAGAGCGCCAGCACACCGAGGCTGGCGTGATGTCTGGCGGCGAGCAGCAAATGCTGACGCTGTGCCGCACCCTCATGGGCGACCCCGACCTCATCATCATCGACGAGCCCACCGAAGGCCTGGCGCCCAAGATCGTGGAGCTGGTGGGACAGTACCTGCAGACGCTGAAGGCCAGGGGCATCTCGGTGCTGCTCATTGAGCAAAAGCTCACCATCGCCATGACCATCTCTGACCGCGCGCTGGTCATGGGCCATGGCTCCATCGTGTTCCAGGGCACGCCCGACAGCCTGCGGGCGGACAACTACATCCGCAAGGAGTGGCTGGAGGTTTGA
- a CDS encoding ABC transporter ATP-binding protein, translating to MAADNATYALELRDLRKSFGKTEIIRGANLAVAPGERVAIIGPNGAGKSTLFNLISGRFAPTSGDVILNGQRINGLAPYEINRKGLSRSFQITNIFPKLSVFENLRCGVLWSMGYKYTFLRFLSNLDDANERAKELMEMIKLDKKRDTLAMNLTYAEQRALEIGITIAGGANVILLDEPTAGMSKSETTRFIRLIKEVTVGRTLLTVEHDMGVVFGLADKIAVVVYGEVIAFDTPEKVRANQRVQEAYLGSAVADAQGAGH from the coding sequence ATGGCGGCTGACAACGCAACCTACGCGCTGGAACTGCGCGACCTGCGCAAGAGTTTTGGCAAGACCGAGATCATTCGAGGGGCGAACCTGGCGGTGGCGCCGGGCGAACGGGTGGCCATCATCGGCCCTAACGGCGCAGGCAAGTCCACGCTGTTCAACCTCATCAGCGGGCGCTTTGCACCCACCAGCGGCGATGTGATCTTGAACGGCCAGCGCATCAATGGCCTGGCCCCGTATGAGATCAACCGCAAGGGCCTGTCGCGTAGTTTCCAGATCACCAACATCTTCCCCAAGCTGTCGGTGTTTGAAAACCTGCGCTGCGGGGTGCTGTGGAGCATGGGCTACAAGTACACCTTCTTGCGCTTTCTCTCCAATCTTGACGACGCCAATGAGCGCGCCAAAGAGTTGATGGAGATGATCAAGCTCGACAAGAAACGCGACACGCTGGCGATGAACCTGACCTACGCAGAGCAGCGTGCGCTGGAGATCGGCATCACCATCGCAGGCGGTGCCAACGTCATCTTGCTCGACGAGCCCACCGCAGGCATGAGCAAGAGCGAAACCACGCGCTTCATTCGCCTCATCAAGGAAGTGACCGTGGGCCGCACCCTGCTGACGGTAGAGCACGACATGGGCGTGGTGTTTGGTCTGGCCGACAAGATCGCTGTGGTGGTCTATGGCGAGGTGATTGCGTTTGATACCCCCGAGAAGGTGCGGGCCAACCAGCGCGTGCAAGAGGCCTACCTCGGCTCGGCCGTGGCAGACGCACAGGGAGCGGGACACTGA
- a CDS encoding branched-chain amino acid ABC transporter permease → MNNSKPTTAAAGPVSYYRFKPLNVGRFVIWALFAVALIVAPMLFRSSLALTMLSQIGYLIIICLSYNMLLGQGGMLSFGHAVYTGLGSFIAIHAMNMATKGSGGIPLVLIPVVGGLAGAFFATLLGFVTTKKSGTTFAMITLGVGELVASMALMFPEFFGGEGGITTDRVYGQSFFGISFGPAIQVYYLIAAYCFVCTAAMFAFTGTPLGRILNAVRDNPERVEFIGYNTQRVRYFAFIIAGFFAGIGGGLATINFEIITGADSLSVIRSGGYLLFTFLGGATFFFGPIIGAVLLVLASVLLSELSKAWLLYLGLVFLFMVMYAPGGIASLIMMNLRLAKYGKLRPLWSSYLGLAGTGLVAVMGAACMVEMTYHLQLNAALGPEMSFLGATINAKGLTSWFGAGFVMLTGGGLFELCRRQFAKQWGSIQEEIEHEIKRGEAL, encoded by the coding sequence ATGAATAACTCCAAACCCACAACGGCCGCTGCTGGCCCCGTGTCCTACTACCGCTTCAAGCCCTTGAACGTGGGACGCTTCGTGATCTGGGCCCTGTTTGCCGTGGCACTCATCGTTGCGCCCATGCTGTTTCGCAGCAGCCTGGCGCTGACCATGCTCTCGCAGATCGGCTACCTCATCATCATCTGCCTGTCCTACAACATGCTGCTGGGGCAGGGCGGCATGCTCAGCTTTGGGCATGCGGTGTACACGGGGCTGGGCTCGTTCATTGCCATCCACGCCATGAACATGGCCACCAAAGGCTCGGGGGGGATTCCGCTGGTGTTGATCCCCGTGGTGGGGGGCTTGGCGGGGGCGTTCTTTGCCACCTTGCTCGGCTTTGTCACCACCAAAAAGTCGGGCACCACCTTTGCCATGATCACCTTGGGTGTGGGCGAGCTGGTGGCGTCCATGGCGCTGATGTTCCCGGAGTTCTTTGGAGGCGAGGGCGGTATCACCACCGACCGGGTGTACGGCCAGTCGTTCTTTGGCATCAGCTTCGGGCCTGCCATTCAGGTGTACTACCTCATCGCCGCCTACTGCTTTGTGTGCACGGCGGCCATGTTTGCCTTCACCGGCACGCCGCTGGGGCGCATTCTGAACGCTGTGCGCGACAACCCCGAGCGTGTCGAATTCATCGGCTACAACACGCAGCGCGTGCGCTACTTCGCCTTCATCATTGCGGGCTTCTTTGCCGGCATTGGCGGCGGTTTGGCCACCATCAACTTTGAAATCATCACAGGCGCCGACAGCCTGAGCGTGATCCGCTCGGGCGGCTACCTGCTGTTCACCTTCCTGGGTGGGGCCACATTCTTCTTCGGCCCCATCATCGGTGCGGTGCTGCTGGTGCTGGCCTCGGTGCTGTTGTCCGAGCTGTCCAAGGCTTGGCTCTTGTACCTGGGGCTGGTGTTCCTGTTCATGGTGATGTACGCCCCCGGCGGCATTGCCAGCCTGATCATGATGAACCTGCGCCTGGCCAAGTACGGCAAGCTGCGCCCGCTGTGGTCGTCCTACCTGGGCCTGGCGGGCACGGGCCTGGTGGCGGTGATGGGCGCGGCCTGCATGGTGGAGATGACCTACCACCTGCAGCTCAATGCGGCCCTGGGGCCAGAGATGAGCTTTCTGGGCGCCACCATCAACGCCAAGGGCCTGACCAGCTGGTTTGGCGCGGGCTTTGTGATGCTCACAGGTGGCGGGCTGTTTGAGCTGTGCCGTCGGCAGTTTGCCAAGCAGTGGGGTTCCATTCAGGAAGAGATTGAACATGAAATCAAACGCGGGGAGGCTTTGTGA
- a CDS encoding branched-chain amino acid ABC transporter substrate-binding protein gives MRFAIKAVAASVLLVSAGAVFAQKGETVKIAWLDPLSGLMAAVGTNQLKSFQFLAEEFNKKNPAGVKFEIIGIDNKLSPQETTSALRSAMDQGARYVVQGNGSGPALAIMDALEKHNARNPGKEVLFLNYAAVDPDLTNSKCSYWHFRLDADTSMKMEALTTYMKDLPEVKKVYLINQNYSHGQQVSKFAKEMMARKRPDVQFVGDDLHPLAQVRDFAPYIAKIKQSGADSVITGNWGSDLALLIKAANDAGLNNVNFYTYYGSVTGSPTAMGSAAAGRVYMVAYAHMNLPGELNKIVVDYKKKFNDDMYTGSVYHAFTMLSEGFVKAKSTDPVKVAAVFEGMKFKSFNGEVEMRKTDHQLQQGLFISKWEKANDKFPIDSENTGYTFVPVKYYEPYVASTPTSCQMKRP, from the coding sequence ATGAGATTTGCTATCAAGGCTGTAGCGGCTTCCGTCCTTCTGGTGAGCGCTGGCGCGGTTTTTGCCCAAAAGGGTGAGACGGTCAAAATCGCTTGGCTCGACCCCCTTTCGGGCTTGATGGCAGCGGTGGGAACCAACCAACTCAAGAGCTTCCAGTTCCTGGCCGAAGAGTTCAACAAAAAGAACCCTGCTGGCGTCAAATTTGAAATCATTGGAATCGACAACAAACTCAGCCCCCAGGAAACCACCAGCGCCTTGCGCTCGGCCATGGATCAGGGCGCACGCTATGTCGTGCAAGGCAACGGCTCGGGCCCAGCCCTGGCCATCATGGACGCGCTGGAAAAGCACAACGCCCGCAACCCTGGCAAGGAAGTGCTGTTCCTGAACTACGCGGCCGTGGACCCTGACCTCACCAACAGCAAGTGCAGCTACTGGCACTTCCGCCTGGATGCAGACACCTCCATGAAGATGGAGGCGCTGACCACCTACATGAAAGACCTGCCCGAGGTCAAAAAGGTCTACCTGATCAACCAGAACTATTCGCACGGCCAGCAGGTGTCGAAGTTCGCCAAGGAGATGATGGCGCGCAAGCGCCCCGATGTGCAGTTTGTGGGGGACGACTTGCACCCTCTGGCGCAGGTGCGTGACTTTGCGCCCTACATTGCCAAGATCAAACAGTCGGGTGCCGACAGTGTCATCACCGGCAACTGGGGCTCTGACCTGGCGCTGCTCATCAAGGCCGCCAACGATGCGGGCCTGAACAACGTCAACTTCTACACCTACTATGGCTCGGTCACCGGCAGCCCCACCGCCATGGGATCGGCTGCGGCAGGCCGTGTGTACATGGTGGCCTATGCCCACATGAACCTGCCGGGCGAGCTCAACAAGATCGTGGTGGACTACAAGAAGAAGTTCAACGACGACATGTACACCGGCTCGGTCTACCATGCTTTCACCATGCTGTCGGAAGGCTTCGTCAAAGCCAAGTCCACCGATCCGGTAAAGGTGGCTGCGGTGTTTGAGGGAATGAAGTTCAAGAGCTTCAATGGTGAGGTCGAGATGCGCAAGACCGACCACCAGTTGCAGCAAGGCCTGTTCATCTCCAAGTGGGAAAAGGCCAATGACAAATTCCCGATCGACTCGGAAAACACCGGCTACACCTTTGTGCCGGTGAAGTATTACGAGCCCTACGTGGCCAGCACGCCCACCTCGTGCCAGATGAAGCGCCCTTGA
- a CDS encoding 3-(methylthio)propionyl-CoA ligase — protein sequence MLGLMQSQPLLISSLIEFAERHHGDAEIVSRRVEGDIHRYTYRDLAARSRRLANALDAMKLQFSDRVATLAWNGYRHMEMYFGVSGSGRVLHTINPRLHPDQIAWIVNHAEDQVLCFDMSFLPLVQAVHARCPTVKQWVALCDADKLPADTGVPGLVSYEAWIGQHSTDYAWPEFDENSASSMCYTSGTTGNPKAALYSHRSTTLHAYAAALPDVMCMSARDSVLPVVPMFHVNAWGIPYSAALTGCKLVFPGPALDGKSVYELIEAEQVTYAAGVPTVWQMLLGHMKPEGLRFSSLKRTVIGGSACPPAMITAFQEVYGVTVLHAWGMTEMSPLGTLCTLKNKHLSLPKDEQMKIVQKQGRAIYGVDMKIVGGDGEELPWDGKTYGDLLVKGPWIVGSYFKGEGGNPLVKDAQGRGWFPTGDVATIDADGFMQITDRSKDVIKSGGEWISSIDIENIAMAHPSIQMAACVGMPHPKWDERPIVAVVKRPGTEVSREELLAFYEGKTAKWQIPDDVVFVDAIPIGATGKMLKTKLREQLKDYKLPGL from the coding sequence ATGCTGGGCCTGATGCAGAGCCAACCGCTGCTCATTTCGTCATTGATCGAGTTTGCAGAGCGCCACCACGGTGACGCGGAAATCGTCTCCCGCCGGGTCGAAGGCGATATCCACCGCTACACCTACCGTGATTTGGCGGCACGCTCGCGCCGCCTGGCCAATGCGCTGGATGCCATGAAGCTGCAGTTCAGTGACCGGGTGGCCACCCTGGCCTGGAACGGCTACCGCCACATGGAGATGTACTTTGGCGTGAGTGGCTCGGGCCGCGTGCTGCACACCATCAACCCCCGCCTGCACCCCGACCAGATCGCCTGGATCGTGAACCACGCCGAAGACCAGGTGCTGTGCTTTGACATGAGCTTTTTGCCCCTGGTGCAGGCCGTGCACGCGCGCTGCCCCACCGTCAAGCAATGGGTGGCACTGTGTGATGCCGACAAGTTGCCCGCCGACACCGGCGTGCCCGGCCTGGTGAGCTACGAGGCCTGGATTGGCCAGCACAGCACCGACTACGCCTGGCCCGAGTTCGATGAAAACTCGGCATCGAGCATGTGCTACACCAGCGGCACCACGGGCAACCCCAAGGCAGCGCTGTACAGCCATCGCTCTACTACCCTGCATGCCTATGCGGCAGCGCTGCCCGATGTGATGTGCATGTCGGCCCGTGATTCGGTGTTGCCCGTGGTGCCCATGTTCCACGTCAATGCCTGGGGCATCCCGTATTCGGCGGCGCTCACGGGTTGCAAGCTGGTGTTCCCCGGGCCTGCACTCGACGGCAAATCGGTGTACGAGCTGATCGAAGCCGAGCAGGTGACCTACGCCGCTGGCGTGCCCACCGTGTGGCAGATGCTGCTGGGCCACATGAAGCCCGAAGGGCTCAGGTTCTCCTCGCTCAAGCGCACGGTGATTGGGGGCTCGGCCTGCCCGCCCGCCATGATCACGGCCTTCCAGGAGGTGTATGGCGTCACGGTGCTGCATGCCTGGGGCATGACCGAGATGAGCCCGCTGGGCACCTTGTGCACCTTGAAGAACAAGCACCTCTCGCTGCCCAAGGATGAGCAGATGAAGATCGTGCAAAAGCAGGGCCGCGCGATCTATGGTGTGGACATGAAGATCGTGGGTGGCGATGGCGAAGAGCTGCCTTGGGATGGCAAGACCTACGGCGACCTGCTGGTCAAAGGCCCGTGGATCGTGGGCAGCTACTTCAAGGGCGAGGGCGGCAACCCACTCGTCAAAGATGCGCAGGGCCGGGGCTGGTTCCCCACGGGCGATGTGGCCACCATCGATGCCGATGGTTTCATGCAGATCACTGACCGCAGCAAGGACGTGATCAAGTCGGGCGGCGAATGGATCAGTTCCATCGACATTGAAAACATCGCCATGGCGCACCCATCCATCCAGATGGCGGCGTGCGTGGGCATGCCCCACCCCAAGTGGGATGAGCGCCCCATCGTGGCCGTGGTCAAGCGCCCTGGCACCGAAGTCAGTCGTGAAGAGTTGCTGGCTTTCTATGAAGGCAAGACCGCCAAGTGGCAGATCCCGGACGACGTGGTGTTTGTCGATGCCATCCCGATTGGGGCCACCGGCAAGATGCTCAAGACCAAACTGCGCGAGCAACTCAAGGACTACAAGCTGCCGGGCCTTTGA